The Mycolicibacterium doricum genome includes a region encoding these proteins:
- a CDS encoding WXG100 family type VII secretion target produces the protein MMGDHLGVDPVDLHMSSDHMDMHHADLSAAHAAADADIEAAQSGWVGASAAALRAKFAEWQAASQEMQAGVAAHGTAFRAAAHGYTTVDTESSKTIQKSSEAIEKQL, from the coding sequence ATGATGGGAGACCATCTGGGAGTCGATCCAGTCGACCTGCACATGTCGTCGGATCACATGGATATGCACCATGCCGACTTATCGGCTGCTCACGCGGCCGCAGATGCTGATATCGAGGCCGCACAGTCGGGGTGGGTGGGGGCATCCGCTGCGGCGTTACGTGCGAAGTTTGCCGAGTGGCAGGCCGCATCGCAGGAGATGCAGGCCGGCGTCGCTGCCCACGGCACAGCTTTTCGTGCGGCGGCCCATGGTTACACGACCGTGGATACCGAAAGTTCAAAAACCATCCAAAAGAGCTCAGAAGCTATCGAAAAACAGCTCTGA
- a CDS encoding LppA family lipoprotein codes for MSNPYKPTDAGQASQAADALKTLPSLEDTHTQVESAIIKLGQQITAIAPSVTWEWRRTDSRGGCNPPYEQSDGQLILLRNYVSDTPIPEHNWKQALDLAQQAASSLGATELTVFKDHPNNHDLQFTSDTGTTLRFGSQAAALITGSTGCRLPSKIR; via the coding sequence GTGAGCAATCCATACAAGCCCACCGACGCCGGCCAAGCTAGCCAAGCAGCTGACGCGCTGAAAACCCTGCCGTCACTTGAAGACACACACACGCAAGTGGAGTCCGCGATTATCAAGCTCGGCCAGCAGATCACCGCCATCGCTCCGTCAGTGACCTGGGAATGGCGACGTACGGACAGCAGAGGCGGCTGCAATCCACCGTACGAGCAATCAGACGGGCAACTGATACTGCTACGAAACTACGTATCTGACACCCCAATTCCCGAGCACAACTGGAAGCAAGCTCTCGATCTGGCGCAACAAGCAGCCTCTTCGTTGGGCGCAACCGAGCTCACCGTGTTCAAGGACCACCCCAACAATCACGACCTGCAATTCACCAGCGACACCGGGACGACGCTGCGCTTTGGATCCCAAGCCGCAGCGCTGATCACCGGCAGCACCGGGTGCCGACTGCCAAGCAAAATCAGGTAG
- a CDS encoding alpha/beta hydrolase → MGLTLADIERWDASTLREVATALGKRGASANDVRSGLTKLPLIESWQGGGGDAARASLDKLSAYLASHGEEMARVSSATRSSADEIEGVKSALHRIYEDARNEGFSIDPVSGEVTATDQSKVGDPVYALQQADLEVRIKDLLVAADEADDGLAKAITDAGGHSAGTDPPDVRDALAKPVPDDPNQFHDFWEGLTPEERDALYQRDPTIANHNGMPGVDQDYYNRQTLDRELPRAQAAQDRVDALKAQHPDWADGKNIPPPNEPGAIFADRPKYEAWQRELNDAQNGAKYLPDLQAIDRAVRDNPERKLMLLDTKSGQQVHAAIAVGDPDTADHVSVTAPGLNSSVHGSIEGMANEAMNMRKEALDQLDLAKRSDETVAAIAWVGYDMPQVPGWDQLGASAEGFWDVSHDDMARAGAHDLAGFYDGLDAARQGPLDLTAIGHSYGSLTTGLALQESGDHGVDNVLFYGSPGIEASTPQDLHMQPGHVFAMEAPDDPIQKVYDTRAIMQGFPILGTYLNNEFGDFGPNPATNPNFTQLSTAPTTLPMPDGRTLEGVSGPHAHSQYPQMGDSQQLRITGYNIAAVVAGTTPIPDK, encoded by the coding sequence ATGGGCCTTACCCTTGCCGACATCGAGCGTTGGGATGCCTCGACACTTCGGGAAGTCGCTACTGCGCTCGGTAAGCGTGGTGCCAGCGCCAACGACGTCCGTTCCGGTTTGACAAAACTCCCGCTCATCGAAAGTTGGCAGGGCGGTGGTGGAGACGCGGCCCGTGCCTCATTGGACAAACTGAGCGCTTACCTCGCCTCCCATGGCGAGGAAATGGCCAGAGTCTCGTCGGCGACCAGGTCCAGCGCCGACGAGATCGAAGGCGTCAAATCAGCACTGCACCGCATCTACGAGGACGCCCGCAACGAAGGGTTCAGCATCGACCCCGTGTCCGGGGAAGTAACTGCTACCGACCAGTCGAAGGTTGGCGATCCTGTATATGCGTTGCAACAGGCGGACCTTGAAGTGCGGATCAAGGACCTGCTCGTCGCAGCAGATGAAGCGGACGACGGCTTGGCGAAGGCCATCACGGATGCGGGTGGGCATTCGGCTGGCACCGATCCGCCCGATGTGCGTGATGCCCTTGCCAAGCCGGTTCCCGATGATCCAAACCAGTTCCATGACTTTTGGGAGGGTCTGACGCCAGAAGAGCGTGACGCGCTCTATCAGCGGGACCCCACCATCGCCAACCACAACGGTATGCCTGGCGTCGACCAGGATTACTACAACCGCCAGACGTTGGACCGCGAACTGCCCCGGGCGCAGGCTGCCCAGGACCGCGTCGATGCCCTCAAGGCGCAGCACCCGGACTGGGCTGACGGCAAGAACATCCCGCCCCCTAATGAGCCCGGCGCGATCTTCGCTGACCGGCCTAAGTATGAGGCGTGGCAGCGCGAACTAAACGACGCCCAGAACGGCGCCAAGTACCTGCCGGACCTGCAGGCCATCGATAGGGCCGTCCGCGACAACCCCGAACGCAAACTGATGCTGCTGGACACCAAATCCGGCCAGCAAGTACACGCTGCCATCGCCGTGGGAGATCCCGACACTGCCGATCATGTCTCGGTGACGGCTCCGGGCCTGAACTCTAGCGTTCATGGCTCCATTGAGGGCATGGCCAATGAGGCCATGAACATGCGTAAGGAAGCGCTTGACCAACTCGATCTGGCCAAACGTAGTGACGAGACCGTCGCCGCCATCGCGTGGGTTGGTTACGACATGCCGCAGGTTCCCGGGTGGGATCAGTTGGGTGCGTCGGCAGAGGGCTTCTGGGATGTCTCGCATGACGATATGGCCCGCGCCGGAGCTCACGATTTGGCCGGGTTTTACGACGGCCTCGATGCTGCGCGTCAGGGTCCGCTGGATCTCACTGCGATCGGGCACTCCTACGGTTCGCTCACCACGGGACTGGCCTTGCAGGAATCTGGTGACCACGGTGTCGACAACGTCTTGTTCTACGGTTCGCCCGGTATCGAAGCGTCCACACCGCAAGACTTGCACATGCAACCCGGCCACGTATTCGCGATGGAGGCTCCCGATGACCCCATCCAAAAGGTGTATGACACCAGGGCCATCATGCAGGGCTTCCCGATACTCGGCACGTACCTCAACAACGAATTCGGTGACTTCGGACCAAATCCGGCCACCAACCCCAATTTCACCCAGCTCTCCACCGCGCCCACCACTTTGCCAATGCCTGATGGCCGCACGCTGGAAGGGGTGAGCGGTCCGCACGCGCACAGCCAGTACCCTCAAATGGGCGACAGTCAGCAGCTCCGCATCACCGGCTACAACATCGCTGCCGTCGTGGCAGGCACAACACCGATTCCGGACAAGTGA
- a CDS encoding serine/threonine-protein kinase, with protein sequence MMSALDKRVGTQFGVYEIISLLGKGGMGSVYQARDTKKKRLVALKILADEYSQDPEYRTRFTREAHAAAELQEPHIIPIHDWGEIDGSLYIDMRLVRGATLRELIAVGPLDPERAVHIIGQVATALDDAHKTGLFHRDVKPENIIVTGGTDFAYLLDFGIAERVGEDHITKAGMTVGSMAYMAPERLNGEPTAAASDIYALACVLYETLTGDRPFGTVSMQHLLNAHLSSAPPQPSRPSSALSAFDPVITRGMAKEPDERYGTAGALARAAGRALTVAPASPIPADQLETMAGPVVLAATDVHTRAASSPPPAADTAAQPPVPTATGPNWPMIGLGAAGVAALLLAIGLVIGVTSANRSGPSTPSAQPPLTTHTPAPLPTPTVAADPTTNWASTPPPIVTGADASHHRCDAGIDHPNHTGPGSRAGRGSTATSCLFTYNVLTEYWRMGPPNRYLRIVNAYGAVPCNPSKTHCLGA encoded by the coding sequence ATGATGAGTGCGCTGGACAAACGGGTCGGCACCCAATTCGGCGTCTACGAGATCATTAGTCTGCTGGGCAAAGGCGGGATGGGATCGGTCTACCAGGCTCGCGACACCAAAAAGAAGCGCCTCGTCGCGCTGAAGATCCTCGCCGACGAGTACTCCCAAGACCCCGAATACCGTACCCGCTTCACCCGCGAAGCCCACGCAGCGGCCGAATTGCAAGAACCCCACATCATCCCGATCCACGACTGGGGCGAAATCGACGGCTCGCTGTACATCGATATGCGGCTGGTCCGCGGCGCCACCCTGCGCGAACTGATCGCTGTCGGGCCGCTGGATCCCGAGCGCGCGGTGCACATCATCGGCCAGGTTGCCACCGCGCTCGATGACGCTCACAAAACTGGGCTGTTTCACCGAGACGTCAAGCCCGAGAACATCATCGTTACGGGGGGCACTGACTTCGCCTACCTGCTCGACTTCGGCATCGCTGAACGCGTTGGAGAAGACCACATCACCAAAGCCGGCATGACCGTCGGATCCATGGCCTACATGGCCCCCGAACGACTCAACGGCGAACCCACCGCCGCCGCCTCTGACATCTACGCCCTGGCCTGCGTGCTGTATGAAACCCTCACCGGCGACCGCCCGTTTGGCACCGTCAGCATGCAACACCTGCTCAATGCACACCTGAGCAGCGCGCCACCCCAACCATCCCGGCCCAGCTCGGCTCTGTCGGCGTTCGATCCGGTCATTACCCGGGGCATGGCCAAGGAACCTGACGAACGCTATGGCACCGCCGGCGCCTTGGCACGCGCCGCCGGGCGCGCCCTGACCGTCGCCCCAGCCTCACCGATACCGGCCGATCAGCTAGAAACCATGGCAGGTCCAGTCGTACTGGCGGCCACCGACGTTCACACCCGCGCAGCATCATCGCCACCGCCGGCAGCCGACACGGCGGCCCAGCCGCCAGTCCCGACCGCCACGGGTCCCAATTGGCCGATGATCGGCCTCGGCGCGGCCGGCGTCGCCGCACTGCTGTTGGCGATCGGACTCGTGATCGGTGTGACCTCAGCCAATCGATCCGGCCCGAGTACGCCGTCTGCACAACCACCGCTGACCACCCATACCCCGGCGCCTCTGCCGACGCCCACCGTGGCGGCTGATCCCACCACGAACTGGGCCTCCACCCCGCCGCCGATCGTCACCGGCGCCGACGCCAGCCACCACCGCTGCGACGCCGGCATCGACCACCCCAACCACACCGGTCCCGGCAGCCGCGCCGGCCGCGGCAGCACTGCTACGAGCTGCCTGTTCACCTACAACGTGCTAACCGAATACTGGCGCATGGGCCCACCCAACAGATACCTGCGCATCGTGAACGCCTACGGCGCCGTCCCGTGCAACCCCAGCAAAACACATTGCTTGGGCGCCTAG
- a CDS encoding HamA C-terminal domain-containing protein, with product MSNQDKGSPGGLPVSVMEPGRFLKLFYDPIAYDIQTKTKLYLHILRIDAGDFDLKALFNELSNISLTYVLSRQNVEKYLADPSRMMEFANKVRSQFKPPDPNAGEGGELLLYSFLEAHLGAPKILSKMELKTSTAHYIHGSDGVHLLEVAPGDYQLIFGESKMYGDAKDRPGTSVRRGLKAAFKSIGDLHEAGLGFDTWLVESELLKETLDAEQVKALAAILLPPASGEGSAQKSNDFGIFVGYELDVVAYPFGDHTREEIAQYLRGLAQDLIAAEIEAIKDEIKTRGLGGYCFHLYAVPFLKRHVNGTVKGIEDARVDLATELSGRAENAR from the coding sequence TTGAGTAACCAGGACAAGGGGTCTCCCGGCGGGCTTCCTGTATCTGTGATGGAGCCTGGCCGATTCCTCAAATTGTTTTACGACCCCATCGCATACGACATCCAGACCAAGACAAAATTGTATCTGCATATCCTCCGCATTGACGCAGGGGATTTTGACCTCAAGGCACTGTTCAACGAACTATCAAACATCAGTCTGACCTACGTCCTCTCCCGTCAGAATGTAGAAAAGTATCTGGCCGACCCAAGCCGGATGATGGAATTCGCCAATAAGGTGCGTTCGCAGTTCAAGCCGCCCGATCCTAACGCAGGTGAGGGCGGAGAGCTGTTGTTGTACTCGTTTCTTGAAGCGCATCTCGGTGCTCCCAAGATACTCTCGAAGATGGAGCTAAAGACATCGACTGCGCACTATATACACGGTTCTGACGGCGTACATCTGCTCGAAGTAGCTCCGGGCGACTACCAGCTCATTTTTGGCGAGTCGAAGATGTACGGAGACGCCAAGGACAGGCCCGGCACGAGTGTCCGGCGCGGATTGAAAGCGGCATTCAAATCTATTGGGGATTTGCACGAAGCTGGGTTAGGGTTCGACACCTGGCTCGTGGAGTCGGAACTCCTCAAAGAAACTCTTGATGCGGAGCAGGTAAAGGCTCTTGCGGCGATTCTGTTGCCCCCTGCGAGCGGCGAAGGCTCTGCGCAGAAGTCGAACGATTTCGGAATCTTCGTCGGCTATGAGCTCGATGTTGTCGCGTATCCGTTCGGGGACCACACCAGAGAGGAAATCGCCCAGTATCTACGCGGTCTTGCTCAAGACCTCATCGCGGCCGAGATCGAAGCGATCAAGGACGAGATCAAGACGCGTGGCCTCGGAGGCTATTGCTTCCACCTCTACGCTGTTCCGTTTCTCAAGCGTCACGTCAACGGCACCGTCAAGGGAATCGAAGATGCCCGGGTTGACCTAGCTACTGAGTTGAGTGGTCGGGCCGAGAATGCCCGGTGA
- a CDS encoding N-acetylmuramoyl-L-alanine amidase: MRSPEFAGDTATNYDPAGHFLVLCEGDFDQETASDTQLNGAATAFAWAAQQFHLASGTLGGHRDFADTACPGANLYSHLTSGDLHTRIDALLAAGPVDLQRLCGEEAATKVAAIEAGQ; encoded by the coding sequence TTGCGCAGCCCGGAATTCGCTGGCGACACCGCAACCAACTATGACCCAGCGGGACACTTCCTGGTTCTCTGCGAGGGTGACTTCGACCAGGAGACCGCCTCCGATACTCAACTCAACGGTGCTGCAACGGCGTTCGCCTGGGCTGCCCAACAGTTCCACCTGGCCAGCGGCACCCTCGGCGGGCATCGAGACTTCGCCGACACCGCCTGCCCCGGCGCTAACCTCTACTCCCACCTCACCTCAGGGGATCTGCATACACGTATCGATGCCCTGCTCGCCGCAGGACCGGTCGACCTGCAACGCCTCTGCGGAGAAGAAGCCGCCACCAAGGTCGCTGCTATCGAGGCAGGCCAGTGA
- a CDS encoding winged helix-turn-helix domain-containing protein — translation MILGSEPTPIAQTDSVIHNESGGAKMSPETPIQTAAQKRLAAKAARQRVCERELEREIYDAAVVQGLTQRQISELVASQSQATIQRILRRIADDPTMLDVKPAEIIDQRTAGIITTQQMMERLLGWSYSVGRVVRINGVATDSYIAGDWDSIETAFYRGQLTGDEFQRLADRQPHADTR, via the coding sequence GTGATTCTCGGCAGCGAGCCGACGCCTATCGCGCAGACAGATTCCGTGATTCATAATGAATCAGGAGGTGCAAAAATGTCGCCCGAAACCCCGATCCAGACCGCCGCCCAGAAACGACTCGCAGCCAAAGCTGCACGTCAACGAGTCTGCGAACGCGAGCTGGAACGAGAGATCTATGACGCTGCGGTGGTCCAAGGCCTCACCCAGCGGCAGATCAGCGAACTGGTCGCAAGTCAGTCTCAAGCGACCATCCAACGAATTTTGCGTCGCATCGCCGATGACCCAACCATGCTCGACGTGAAACCTGCCGAGATCATCGACCAGCGCACGGCCGGCATCATCACCACTCAGCAGATGATGGAAAGGCTCTTAGGCTGGAGTTACAGCGTTGGCCGGGTAGTCCGAATCAATGGCGTCGCCACCGACTCGTACATCGCCGGCGACTGGGATTCCATCGAAACTGCCTTCTACCGAGGCCAACTCACCGGAGACGAGTTTCAACGGCTGGCTGACCGCCAACCCCACGCCGACACCCGGTGA
- a CDS encoding serine/threonine-protein kinase, whose protein sequence is MSIAEGQVFAGYRILRLLGTGGMGEVYLAQHPRLPRQEALKILPSAVSADPQFRARFAREADIAATLWHPHIVAVHDRGEDDGQLWITMDYVEGKDAAELLRNRYPHGMPPAEAFEIVSAIAEALDYAHERYLLHRDVKPANILLTDKRQEDRRILLADFGIARDTFDSGGLTATNVTVGSVAYAAPEQLTGQPLDGHADQYALAATAFHLLTGTVPFSNTNPAVVIGNHLSSPPPRIASIRPDLGDIDDVLGKAMAKEPHQRFETCRAFATALTGRGARAAGPGAITQHAVPTSAAPTMYALPAAPAPEPVVREEHSSRRWALITGAVAAGLLAVGLVAFLGARLGQPSPPAAQPQPTASPWPETIDPPSQPPTASETPTPATPTRLPPVPTPPPPTTTPPVPATRSGDLGLRQPISRPACNGQYIVILGSVTTPGLYEAGVQRLLDAHPGAFYLRTDQTCPSLRAATEDGNPIYAVFVPGGSTQDQMCAKVQAYGGDAYGKVLDYVTDPGFPFRC, encoded by the coding sequence ATGTCGATTGCCGAAGGGCAGGTGTTCGCCGGCTACCGCATCCTGCGATTGCTGGGAACCGGGGGAATGGGCGAGGTCTATCTCGCGCAACACCCACGGCTGCCCCGGCAGGAGGCGCTGAAAATTTTGCCATCGGCAGTCAGCGCGGACCCGCAGTTTCGTGCTCGATTCGCTCGCGAGGCCGACATCGCCGCGACGTTATGGCATCCGCACATCGTGGCCGTCCACGACCGCGGCGAGGACGACGGCCAACTATGGATCACGATGGACTACGTCGAAGGCAAAGACGCCGCGGAACTCCTGCGGAACCGCTACCCGCACGGGATGCCACCCGCTGAAGCATTCGAAATCGTGTCAGCGATCGCCGAAGCGCTCGACTACGCCCACGAACGGTATCTGCTCCATCGCGACGTCAAACCCGCCAACATTCTGCTCACCGACAAGCGTCAAGAAGATCGACGAATCCTGTTGGCCGACTTTGGTATTGCCCGTGATACCTTCGACAGTGGCGGATTGACCGCCACCAATGTGACGGTGGGCTCGGTCGCCTACGCTGCCCCCGAACAACTCACCGGTCAGCCGCTGGACGGTCATGCGGACCAGTACGCGCTGGCCGCCACCGCGTTTCACCTGCTCACCGGAACCGTACCGTTCTCCAATACTAACCCGGCGGTGGTGATCGGCAATCATCTGTCCTCACCACCTCCGAGGATTGCCTCCATCCGGCCCGACCTTGGCGACATCGATGACGTGCTTGGCAAAGCGATGGCCAAAGAACCACACCAACGGTTCGAGACATGCCGCGCCTTCGCCACCGCGCTTACCGGACGCGGGGCCCGCGCCGCTGGTCCCGGCGCCATCACCCAGCACGCAGTTCCAACATCGGCCGCACCAACCATGTACGCGCTCCCAGCGGCTCCGGCGCCGGAACCAGTTGTCCGTGAGGAGCACTCGTCACGGCGATGGGCGCTAATTACTGGAGCTGTCGCTGCCGGACTGCTCGCAGTCGGGCTGGTTGCGTTCCTTGGTGCTCGACTGGGCCAGCCATCTCCGCCCGCCGCACAACCTCAACCGACGGCCTCACCGTGGCCGGAAACCATCGACCCCCCATCTCAGCCGCCAACTGCTAGTGAGACCCCAACGCCGGCGACCCCGACTCGACTGCCCCCCGTGCCGACACCGCCGCCACCGACCACCACGCCTCCGGTACCGGCGACACGCTCCGGTGATTTGGGGCTGCGCCAGCCCATAAGCCGTCCAGCCTGCAACGGCCAATACATCGTCATCTTGGGCTCAGTCACCACCCCAGGCCTGTATGAGGCTGGGGTACAACGTCTTTTGGATGCCCACCCGGGTGCTTTCTATCTGCGCACCGACCAAACTTGTCCTTCGTTGCGCGCCGCGACGGAAGACGGAAACCCGATATACGCGGTGTTCGTCCCCGGCGGAAGTACTCAAGACCAGATGTGCGCCAAAGTGCAAGCCTACGGTGGTGACGCTTATGGCAAGGTGCTGGATTACGTCACCGACCCCGGATTTCCTTTCCGCTGCTGA